The DNA window TGTTGACCTCGTACTCCAGCGACTGGAAGGCGTCGTAACACTCTTTCTCGGTGCGCGCCATGGCATAGCCTTTGGCGTCCGGGATCTGCCATTCTTCCGCCACCTGCAGGTGTTTGCGGAAGCTCTCGTCGACGAACGGCGCCAGAATTTCATCGATGCGGTTGATGGTGGTGCCGCCATAAATATGGCTGGCGACCTGGGCGATGATCTGCGCGGTCACTGCGGTGGCGGTGGAGATCGACTTCGGCGGCTCAATCTCGGCGTTACCCATCTTGAAGCCGTTGGTCAGCATGCCTTTCAGATCGATCAGCATGCAGTTGAACATCGGGAAGAACGGCGAGTAGTCGAGATCGTGGTAGTGAATTTCGCCGCGTTCATGGGCCAGCACCACGTCGCGCGGCAGGATGTGCTGCTTGGCGTAGTGCTTGGCGACGATGCCTGCCAGCAGGTCGCGCTGGGTGGGGATCACCTTGCTGTCCTTGTTGGCGTTCTCGTTCAGCAGCGCGCGGTTGCTCTGCTCGACCAGGCCGCGAATCTCCTGGTTCAGGCGGCCGCGCAGCTCGCGCGCCACGTCGCGATCGTGGCGGTATTCGATATAGGCGCGCGCCAACTGTTTGTACTCGCCGGCCATCAGCTGGTTTTCCACCGCCTGCTGGATCTCGTGGATATCGACGCGCGGCTGTTGCTGCATGCGCTGAGCGACCACGCGGGCGACGGTGGCGCAGTAGTCGGCGTCGACCACGCCCACCGCCAGCGCGGCGCGCTCTATGGCCTGCGCGATGCGCGCTTCGTCAAAAGGTACCTGGCAACCGTCCCGCTTAATCACTACTGGTTTCACGTTGTACTCCTTGTTCCCCGAGGGAGCGTTCATACCCGCCTGACGCGGCGAGCAACCGTCAAATTTCGCTTATCCACAGGGCAAAGCCGCAGCGCGCAAGGGCTGTGGCGACGTGTGGATGATTTTGTGGATAACTACTATATATAGGTGTTCGAAATTCTTAATGCACTATATATAGATATTGGCGCGATTCTTTTGATGTAGAACAAGGAAAACGGAAGAGCGTGCGCAAGCTGAACAGACGTCAATCGCCCGCCGGCCGATCGCGAAAATGTTCCAGCAGAAAGTCGACCCAGACGCGTACCCGCGGCGGCAGATCCGCTGAGGCGTAATAGAGCCACAGCTGCACCGGGCGCGGCCAGCATTGCGCCAGCACCGGCCGCAGCGTGCCTTGCTCAAAGTGCTTTTCAACGTACCAGCGCGCCAGGTTGACGATGCCGAGCCCGGCCAGCGCCGCATCCAGCAACATCTCCGGCCGGCTGACCACCAGCCGGCCGTTCAGATCCAGCGCCAGCGTTTCGCCCTGATGGCGCAGCTGCCATTTGACGTGGCGGCCGTTGCCCGGGTTGCGGTGCAGCAGGCAGTCGTGGCGCAGCAGATCGTGCGGCGTTTGCGGCTCACCGCGCCGCGCCAGATAGTCGGGCGAGGCCGCCAGCACCATGTGCATCGGGTAGAGCGGGCGGGCCACCAGCCGGCTGTCGGGATCGACCCGGCTGCCGATGCCGACATCGAAGCCTTCGCCCACCAGGTTCACCACCCGGGCGTCCAGCGACAGATCGAGATCGATCTGCGGATAGCGCGCCAGAAATTGCGGGATCAACGGCATCAGCATCTGGCGGCCGAAGCCGGGGATCATGCTGACGCGCACCACCCCGGCCGGCGCCTGCCGTTCGCCGCCGGCGCTCTCCAGCGTGGCCGCCAACGCCTGCCACAGCGGCGCCACCTGCGCCAGCAGCGCTTTGCCCTCGTCGGTCAGCAGCACGTTGTGGGTGTTGCGCTGAAATAGCCGCAGCGCCAGCTTCTCTTCCAGCGCGCGGATGTTTTTGCTGACCGCCGCCGGCGTCACGCCCAGCTGGCGAGCGGCGGCGGAGAAATTTTGCGCCTGCGCGGCGGCGAGGAAGGCCGGCAGCAGGCGGTGCACGTCAAAGGGCAGCGACATAGTGGTTGATACTTTTGGTTGAAATTGAAGTGACCTTTAACAGCCTACACCCGAAGCGGCGGAAATGGAAAAATGCCCTCATCTTCTTATGACCGAGGAATCGTTATGTCGCGCATTTTAGTGTTAACCGCCCACCGCACCCCCGACGAGTCGCGCATCAACAAAGCGCTGATCACGGCGCTGAGTCCGTTGCCCAACGTTACCGTTCACGAACTGATCCGCGCTTACCCGGATTACCGCATCGACGTGGCGCGCGAGCAGGAACTGCTGCAGAGCCATGATGCGGTAGTGATGTTGTTCCCGTTTTATTGGTACAGCTCGCCGGCGATCCTCAGCGAATGGCAGGATGCGGTATTAACCTACGGTTTCGCCTACGGCAGCGAAGGCACCCAACTGCACGGCAAACCGCTGCAACTGGTGGTGAGCACCGGCGGCAACGCGCAGGCCTATACGGCGGAAGGGTACAACCGTTATCCGGTGCAGGATCTGCTGCTGCCGTTCCACGCCATGGCCAACCTGACCGGCATGGATTATCTGCCGCCGCATCTGGTGCAGGGCGTATTCGATATGAGCGATGAACGCCTGGCGCAAGAGGCCGCCGGGGTGGTGGCGCTGCTGGGGAAATTGTAGGGCGCAGCGCTCGCCGCGCCCTGCGGGGTTAGTCTTCGAGCAGCCACCACACCGCTTCGAACGGCCGTAGCGTCAGCGCCTGCGGCTGGTCTGCCGAGTCGCTGTAATTGCTCATCAGCGGGCGCCACTGGGCGGAAGGCTCCACGCCCGCCGCCGTCCAGGCCTGCGGCTCGCGGCTCAGGTTGGCCACCACCAGCAGGCGCTGGCCGTTCCAGCTGCGCTGATAGCACCACAGCGCCGGGTGTTCCGGCGCCAGATCCTGATAGTCGCCGTGGGTCAGCAGCGGGTACTGCTTGCGCAGGGTGATCAGCTGGCGGTAGGCGTAAAACACCGAGTCGAGGTCGGCCAGCGCCGCTTCGGCGTTGATTTGCGGGTAGTTCTCGGCGCAGCCGATCCACGGCGTGCCGGTGGTGAAACCGGCGTGCGGCGCGGCGCTCCACTGCATCGGCGTGCGGCCGTTGTCGCGCGATTTGTCGGCCAGGATCGCCAGCAGTTCGGCATCGCTGCGGCCCTGAGCGCTCAGTTCGGCGTACATGTTCAGGCTTTCCACGTCGCGGTACTGCTCGATGGTGCGGAAGCCGGGGTTGGTCATGCCGATCTCTTCACCCTGGTAGATATAAGGCGTGCCCTGCATGCCGTGCAGCACCATCGCCAGCATTTTGGCGGCCGGCAGCCGCAGTGCGCCTTCATCGCCGAAGCGCGACACGATGCGCGGCTGATCGTGGTTGCACCAGAACAGCGCATTCCAGGCGCGGTTATGCATTCCTTGCTGCCAGTGGCGGAAGATCTGCTTCAGCTCCACATAATCCGGCGCCGCCCGCGTCCATTTTTCGCCGCCGGCGTAGTCCACCTTCAGGTGGTGGAAGTTGAAGGTCATCGACAGCTCCTCACCGCTCTGCGCCGCGTACTGCTGGCAATGCTCGAGCGTGGTGGAGGACATCTCGCCCACCGTCATCAGGCCGCGTGGCTGGAACACGTCGCGGCTCATCTCCTGCAGGAACTCGTGGATGCGCGGGCCGTCGGTGTAGAAGCGGCGGCCGTCGCCCTGGCTGTCGGACGGGAAGTCCTGCTGCTTGGACACCAGGTTGATCACGTCG is part of the Serratia surfactantfaciens genome and encodes:
- a CDS encoding LysR family transcriptional regulator → MSLPFDVHRLLPAFLAAAQAQNFSAAARQLGVTPAAVSKNIRALEEKLALRLFQRNTHNVLLTDEGKALLAQVAPLWQALAATLESAGGERQAPAGVVRVSMIPGFGRQMLMPLIPQFLARYPQIDLDLSLDARVVNLVGEGFDVGIGSRVDPDSRLVARPLYPMHMVLAASPDYLARRGEPQTPHDLLRHDCLLHRNPGNGRHVKWQLRHQGETLALDLNGRLVVSRPEMLLDAALAGLGIVNLARWYVEKHFEQGTLRPVLAQCWPRPVQLWLYYASADLPPRVRVWVDFLLEHFRDRPAGD
- a CDS encoding NAD(P)H-dependent oxidoreductase, whose translation is MSRILVLTAHRTPDESRINKALITALSPLPNVTVHELIRAYPDYRIDVAREQELLQSHDAVVMLFPFYWYSSPAILSEWQDAVLTYGFAYGSEGTQLHGKPLQLVVSTGGNAQAYTAEGYNRYPVQDLLLPFHAMANLTGMDYLPPHLVQGVFDMSDERLAQEAAGVVALLGKL
- the treC gene encoding alpha,alpha-phosphotrehalase, whose amino-acid sequence is MSNPTPWWQNGVIYQIYPKSFQDSTGNGYGDLAGVTRRLDYLQELGVDAIWLTPVYVSPQVDNGYDVADYCAIDPAYGTMADFEQLVTAAHQRGIRIVMDMVFNHTSTEHPWFKAAQDRHSPYRQFYVWRDGEGDTPPNNWRSKFGGNAWQWHADSGQYYLHLFAAEQADLNWEHPPVREELKKVCQFWADKGVDGLRLDVINLVSKQQDFPSDSQGDGRRFYTDGPRIHEFLQEMSRDVFQPRGLMTVGEMSSTTLEHCQQYAAQSGEELSMTFNFHHLKVDYAGGEKWTRAAPDYVELKQIFRHWQQGMHNRAWNALFWCNHDQPRIVSRFGDEGALRLPAAKMLAMVLHGMQGTPYIYQGEEIGMTNPGFRTIEQYRDVESLNMYAELSAQGRSDAELLAILADKSRDNGRTPMQWSAAPHAGFTTGTPWIGCAENYPQINAEAALADLDSVFYAYRQLITLRKQYPLLTHGDYQDLAPEHPALWCYQRSWNGQRLLVVANLSREPQAWTAAGVEPSAQWRPLMSNYSDSADQPQALTLRPFEAVWWLLED